TGGGTCGCGCCCAGCAGGGGATAACAGACGGTGACCATGCCGATGCCGGCGCAGGACGTCGCCGACGCCAGCGTGGCGCGCCTCAGCGGGGCGTTGCGCACGAGAACCGTGAAGCCGTCCTTGAGGCGGGGCGCGGTCCCGGGTCGTTTCGCGGGGAGGGACCAGGCCACCGGGACCGCGGCGGCGACCAGGGCGACGGCCACCCCGAGCCCGAGCGGGCCGCCGAGGAGCCCGGCGAGCCCGGGCCCGGCCAGGGCGGCGGCGGTGAACGTGAGCGCGTCGAGCCGGCTGGCCCTCGGGAGCTTCGGCCCGGCGACGGCGGGCAGCTGAGCGGTCCAGCCACCGGCGATGGCCGGGTTGAGCAGGCCGACCGCGACGGCTCCGGCGACCACGGTCCCGAGCGGCAGGTGCCCGAAGGCGGCGGTGATGAGGGCGATCCCGCCCGCGTACCCGGCGAGGGCGATCGCCAGCAGCCGCCCGGGCGTCGCACTGCGGTCGAGGAAGTTCCCGAAGACGGGCCCGCCCACGGCGGCGGCCGCGGTCAGCCCGGCGAGCAGCGCGGAACCGGCGTGCGTGCCCTGGTGCAGCCCGAGCAGGAGGAGGGCGGGGCCGGACAGCTCGTCCCCGGTCCGCGCCAGCGTCGCCCCGGCCAGGTAACGCCTCAGCATGGGCAAGACGTTACAGTGGGGGATGGCCTTTCCGCACCGCGATTCCGTGCAGCGCGCGGTCGACCTGCTGGGCGTCCTGCTGTCCGACGCCGATCCGGAGGCGGTGGCGCGGGTCTTGCGATCGCACGGCGAACCGGACGTCCGGCTGTCGCCTTCGGATCTGGCGGAACTGCGCACGGCGGCGGTTTCGCTCCGCGAGGTGTTCGCGGCGCCCGACGTGGCTTCGGCGGCTTCGGTGCTCAACACGTTGTTCGCGGAGTACGCGGGCCCCCCGAGGCTGACGGACCACGAAGAGGGTTACGGCTGGCACCTGCACGCGGACGCGGCGGACGACGGGCCGTGGGGAGCGTGGCTGGTGACGTCTTCGGCGCTGGGGCTGGCCTCGCTGCTGGCGGAGCGCCAGGACGTCCCGGGAGGGCTGTGCGCGTCGCTGTCGTGCGGGAAGCCGTTCGCACACACGGGAGGCGGCAGTCCCCGGAGGTTCTGCTCGGCCCGGTGCGCGACCCGCGAGCGCGTCGCCGCGCACCGGGCGCGAGGGTGAAGCTCAGCCGTTGGTCTTGTCGCGCCAGGCGATCCAGGACTTCAACGCGCCCAGGTCGTAGTCCGGGCCGCCCACGCCGACCGTGAACGTCGTGACGCCCAGGCTCAGCAGCTTCGGGCCCAGCTCGTCCGGCTCGCCCTGCACGCCGCACGAACGCTCGATCTCCGCCGGGTCGCGGCCGACGTCCGCACAGTGCTGGTCGAGGATCTTCACCTTGCGCTCGACGACCTCCGGGTCGCCGAAGCCGTGCCAGATGTCGCCGTGCTTGGCCACCAGCTTCAAGGTCTTCTTCTCGCCGCCGCCGCCGATGAGGACCGGGATCTTGCGGGTCGGCGGCGGGTTCAGCTTGCCGAAGCGGGCCTCGATGCGGGGGAGCGACTCCGCCAGGTTGTCCAGGCGCCCGCCCGCGGTGCCGAACTCGTAGCCGTACTCGTCGTAGTCCTTCTCGAACCAGCCGGAGCCGATGCCGAGGATGAGCCGGCCGCCGGAGATGTGGTCGACCGTGCGGGCCATGTCGGCCAGCAGCTCGGGGTTGCGGTAGCTGTTGCAGGTCACCAGCGCGCCGATCTCCACGCGCGACGTCGACTCCGCCCACGCGCCGAGCATGGTCCAGCACTCGAAGTGCTTGCCCTCGGGATCGCCGTACAGCGGGTAGAAGTGGTCCCAGTTGAAGACGATGTCGGCGCCGAGGTCCTCGGCCGCCGAGGCGGTGCGCCGGATGGTGTCGTAGTCGGCGTGCTGCGGCTGGAGCTGCAGCCCGATCCGGATGCGTCGTTCGGTCATGAACGCAGCCTACGACCGCCCCGGAGCGTCTCGCGCGCCCAGACCGTGGCCAAGGGTGGTAGCGCCACTACCAGCCTGCGCGACTTCGGCACCACCGCGCGCCGCGTGAGGATGTCGTAGTCGAGCGCCACGATCTCGTCGAGAATGCCTTCGTACAGCGTCAACGCCGTCCGCACGCACGGCCGCGATTCCGGGCGCAGCAACGGAACCCCGGCCTCGGCCCGCCGGTACACCGCCCGCGTCCGCGCGACGAAGTACGCCAGCGCCGCCCGGATCCGCGGATCGGGTCGCCGCTCCTCCAGCAGTGATCGCGAGACGCCGAACGCGGCCAGCTCCGCCGAAGGCAGGTAGAGGCGGCCACGATCGAGGTCCTCGCCGACGTCGCGCAGGAAGTTCGTCAGCTGGAACGCCTCGCCGAGCGCGATGGCCCCCGGCGTGGCGTCGGCCAGCGGGCCGACCGTGCCGAACACCGGCAGCATCTGCAGCCCGATCACCGCGGCCGAGCCGTACATGTAGTCACCCAGCTCGGCGAACGTCCGGTACTCGATCGGGTCGAGATCCCGCCGCATGGACTTCAGGAACGCGTCGAACAGGCCGCGCTCGATGCCGTACCGGCGCACCGTGTCGGCCAGCGCCGCGAGCACCGGGTCGTCCGGGGTGCCGCCGTCGAAGACGACGTCGACCATCGCCGCGACGCGATCCAGCTCGGCCGCCGGATCACTGCCCGGCGCCGGGTTGTCGACCAGTTCGTCGGCCATCCGCGCGAACCCGTAGAGCGTGTGCGCGGCCGGCCGGGCCCGCGCCGGCAGCAGCCGGGTGGCCAGGAAGAACGTGCGCCCGTGGTGGGCGTTGATGCGGCGGCACTCCGTGTACGCGGCGCGCAGA
The window above is part of the Amycolatopsis camponoti genome. Proteins encoded here:
- a CDS encoding CGNR zinc finger domain-containing protein, with product MAFPHRDSVQRAVDLLGVLLSDADPEAVARVLRSHGEPDVRLSPSDLAELRTAAVSLREVFAAPDVASAASVLNTLFAEYAGPPRLTDHEEGYGWHLHADAADDGPWGAWLVTSSALGLASLLAERQDVPGGLCASLSCGKPFAHTGGGSPRRFCSARCATRERVAAHRARG
- a CDS encoding LLM class F420-dependent oxidoreductase, producing MTERRIRIGLQLQPQHADYDTIRRTASAAEDLGADIVFNWDHFYPLYGDPEGKHFECWTMLGAWAESTSRVEIGALVTCNSYRNPELLADMARTVDHISGGRLILGIGSGWFEKDYDEYGYEFGTAGGRLDNLAESLPRIEARFGKLNPPPTRKIPVLIGGGGEKKTLKLVAKHGDIWHGFGDPEVVERKVKILDQHCADVGRDPAEIERSCGVQGEPDELGPKLLSLGVTTFTVGVGGPDYDLGALKSWIAWRDKTNG
- a CDS encoding phytoene/squalene synthase family protein, coding for MSACFRPNRELDAAGITEPALRAAYTECRRINAHHGRTFFLATRLLPARARPAAHTLYGFARMADELVDNPAPGSDPAAELDRVAAMVDVVFDGGTPDDPVLAALADTVRRYGIERGLFDAFLKSMRRDLDPIEYRTFAELGDYMYGSAAVIGLQMLPVFGTVGPLADATPGAIALGEAFQLTNFLRDVGEDLDRGRLYLPSAELAAFGVSRSLLEERRPDPRIRAALAYFVARTRAVYRRAEAGVPLLRPESRPCVRTALTLYEGILDEIVALDYDILTRRAVVPKSRRLVVALPPLATVWARETLRGGRRLRS